In Acidobacteriota bacterium, one DNA window encodes the following:
- the ccoN gene encoding cytochrome-c oxidase, cbb3-type subunit I, translating into MNAQMEQFVYDDKVVRKFVLATVVWGIVGMLAGLLAALQLADPLFNFKIPWITFGRLRPLHTNAVIFAFAGNAIFAGVYYSLQRLLKTRMWSGLLSQLNFWGWQLIIVAAAITLPLGITQSREYAELEWPIDIAITLIWVVFALNVFMTLKIRRERHLYVAIWFYLATIITIAILHIFNNLWVPATLTDSYSIYAGVQDAFMQWWYGHNAVGFLLTTPFLGLMYYYMPKAANRPVFSYKLSILHFWTLIFIYIWAGPHHLHYTALPEWASTLGMLFSVMLWMPSWGGMLNGLLTLRGAWHKVAEDPILKFFVVAVTFYGMSTFEGPLLSIKKVNYLSHYTDWTIAHVHAGALGWVGFLIFGMLYWLAPRIFQAELWSKKLSEVHFWIGTIGILLYIVPIYAAGLTQGLMWLTFDEAGRLAYPDFVETTQKLMPMYWARVVGGSLYITGTLLCAWNLLMTWRRRPATYEETVHQAPALARDFKPTVDSPSDLEASGAHVANVAYRLEYFMKARWHAKWESLPFFFSVMVAVTVIAASLFEIIPTFLIKSNVPTISSVQPYTPLELAGREIYISEGCYNCHSQMVRPIRAETERYGEYSKPGEFVYDHPFQWGSRRIGPDLHRVGGKYPDLWHLRHMKDPESITPRSIMPPFPWLLTEDLNYENIPKYMTAMKRLGVPYDQSEVDRSIDYARAQAKGIADGLVEQGESEGLENKKIVALIAYLQRLGTDIKKEPAAGTQAAGTD; encoded by the coding sequence ATGAACGCACAGATGGAGCAATTCGTCTACGACGACAAGGTCGTGCGGAAGTTCGTGTTGGCTACCGTCGTCTGGGGCATCGTCGGGATGTTGGCGGGGCTGCTCGCGGCTCTCCAGCTCGCCGATCCGCTGTTCAATTTCAAGATCCCCTGGATCACCTTCGGACGGCTGCGGCCCCTGCACACCAACGCCGTCATCTTCGCCTTCGCCGGCAACGCGATCTTCGCGGGGGTCTATTACTCGCTCCAGCGACTGCTCAAGACCCGCATGTGGAGCGGGCTGCTGAGTCAACTCAACTTCTGGGGCTGGCAGTTGATCATCGTGGCCGCGGCCATCACCCTGCCGCTGGGCATCACCCAGAGCCGGGAGTACGCCGAGCTGGAATGGCCGATCGACATCGCGATCACGCTGATCTGGGTCGTCTTCGCGCTGAACGTCTTCATGACCCTGAAGATACGCCGCGAGCGGCACCTTTACGTGGCGATCTGGTTCTACCTGGCGACGATCATCACCATCGCCATTCTCCACATCTTCAACAACCTCTGGGTTCCCGCCACGCTGACCGACAGCTATTCGATCTACGCCGGCGTGCAGGACGCCTTCATGCAGTGGTGGTACGGCCACAACGCCGTGGGTTTCCTGCTCACCACGCCTTTCCTGGGTTTGATGTACTACTACATGCCCAAGGCGGCGAATCGACCGGTCTTCTCCTACAAGCTCTCGATCCTCCACTTCTGGACCCTGATCTTCATCTACATCTGGGCCGGCCCCCATCACCTGCACTACACGGCCCTGCCGGAGTGGGCCTCGACCCTGGGGATGCTCTTTTCCGTGATGCTCTGGATGCCCTCCTGGGGCGGCATGCTCAACGGCCTGCTGACCCTGCGAGGGGCGTGGCACAAGGTGGCCGAGGACCCGATTCTCAAGTTTTTCGTCGTGGCCGTGACCTTCTACGGCATGTCGACCTTCGAAGGGCCGCTGCTGTCGATCAAAAAGGTCAACTATCTTTCCCACTACACGGACTGGACCATCGCCCACGTTCACGCGGGGGCGCTGGGTTGGGTCGGTTTCCTGATCTTCGGCATGCTCTACTGGCTGGCGCCGCGCATCTTCCAGGCCGAGCTGTGGAGCAAGAAACTCTCCGAGGTGCATTTCTGGATCGGCACGATCGGGATCCTGCTCTACATCGTCCCGATCTACGCCGCCGGCCTGACCCAGGGTCTGATGTGGCTGACCTTCGACGAGGCCGGCCGGCTGGCGTATCCCGATTTCGTCGAGACGACCCAGAAACTGATGCCCATGTACTGGGCGCGGGTCGTCGGCGGCAGCCTCTACATCACCGGGACCCTCCTCTGCGCCTGGAATCTGCTGATGACCTGGCGCCGCCGGCCGGCGACCTACGAAGAGACGGTGCACCAGGCGCCCGCCCTGGCCCGCGATTTCAAGCCCACGGTGGACTCGCCTTCCGATCTCGAGGCCAGCGGCGCCCACGTGGCCAACGTGGCCTACCGCCTCGAGTACTTCATGAAGGCCCGCTGGCATGCGAAGTGGGAGTCGCTCCCGTTCTTCTTTTCCGTGATGGTCGCCGTGACCGTGATCGCGGCATCGCTCTTCGAGATCATTCCCACCTTCCTGATCAAGTCCAACGTGCCCACCATCTCCAGCGTCCAGCCCTACACGCCGCTGGAGCTGGCCGGCCGCGAGATCTACATCTCCGAGGGCTGCTACAACTGCCACTCGCAGATGGTGCGGCCGATCCGGGCTGAAACCGAGCGCTACGGCGAGTACAGCAAGCCCGGCGAATTCGTCTACGACCACCCCTTCCAGTGGGGCTCGCGCCGCATCGGACCCGACCTGCATCGGGTGGGGGGCAAGTATCCCGACCTGTGGCACCTGCGGCACATGAAGGACCCCGAGTCGATCACTCCCCGATCGATCATGCCGCCCTTCCCGTGGCTGCTGACGGAAGACCTGAACTACGAGAACATCCCCAAGTACATGACGGCGATGAAGCGGCTCGGGGTGCCCTACGACCAGAGCGAGGTGGATCGCTCGATCGACTACGCCCGGGCCCAGGCCAAGGGGATCGCCGACGGCCTGGTCGAGCAGGGAGAGTCCGAGGGGCTCGAGAACAAGAAAATTGTCGCCCTGATCGCCTACCTCCAACGTCTCGGTACCGATATCAAGAAGGAGCCCGCCGCCGGCACCCAGGCCGCGGGAACCGACTGA
- a CDS encoding Crp/Fnr family transcriptional regulator, with the protein MTTPEQPNPGSRSAHSRQANCFSCQIKDRTEWCALSEDELREVNRSKVCNSYEPGQVIFYQGNPCLGIHCIEEGTVALRKFDERGNTLLARLFHAGDTLGYLAYFSSQGYSGTAEALTPCRICFVDRAAIRNLLERNPALGVRFLGRIADNLREAEDSKLRIVAVPLRARVAHLLLALRDRFATVAEDGSLTIELPLSRMDMAAMVGARPESISRVIRHFENNGIAAFNGRTVRIPDLDLLLDICEEAGQP; encoded by the coding sequence ATGACGACCCCCGAACAGCCCAACCCGGGGAGCCGAAGCGCCCACTCCCGGCAGGCCAACTGCTTTTCCTGCCAGATCAAGGACCGGACCGAGTGGTGCGCCCTGAGCGAGGACGAACTGCGCGAGGTCAACCGCTCCAAGGTCTGCAACTCCTACGAGCCGGGACAGGTGATCTTCTACCAGGGAAACCCCTGCCTGGGCATCCACTGCATCGAAGAAGGCACCGTGGCGCTGCGGAAGTTCGACGAACGGGGCAACACTTTGCTGGCGCGCCTCTTCCACGCGGGCGACACCCTGGGCTACCTGGCCTACTTCTCGTCCCAGGGCTACAGCGGAACCGCCGAAGCCCTGACGCCGTGCCGGATCTGCTTCGTGGACCGGGCCGCCATCCGCAACCTGCTCGAGCGCAACCCGGCGCTGGGGGTGCGCTTTCTCGGCCGCATCGCGGACAACCTGCGGGAGGCCGAGGACTCCAAGCTGCGCATCGTCGCCGTTCCCCTCAGGGCGCGGGTCGCCCATCTGCTGCTCGCCCTGAGGGACCGCTTCGCCACGGTGGCGGAGGACGGCTCGCTGACCATCGAACTGCCGCTCTCGCGGATGGACATGGCGGCCATGGTGGGAGCCCGCCCCGAGAGCATTTCCCGGGTGATCCGCCACTTCGAGAACAACGGCATCGCGGCGTTCAACGGTCGCACGGTGAGGATTCCCGACCTGGACCTGCTCCTCGACATCTGCGAGGAAGCAGGGCAGCCCTGA
- a CDS encoding DMT family transporter encodes MRTPGPARLGLLAAALLFSTGGAAIKACSLSAWQVASGRSALAFLALVLLVPASRRHWTRPTLMVGAAYAATMILYVVGNKLTTAANTIFLQATAPLHVLLLGPWLLGERSRRRDLLLMAAVATGMALFFVGGEAPQATAPNPRLGNLAALAAGLCWGLTLIGLRRLGRDAGSGSAPGAVAAGNLVACLVTLPLWGAPTAIATGDLLLLLYLGVFQIGLAYVFLTRAMRVLPALEASLLLLAEPVINPLWALLFQGEIPGSWSLLGGGVILTAVAVHSLSAGAASPGD; translated from the coding sequence GTGCGCACCCCGGGCCCGGCCCGGCTGGGCCTGCTGGCCGCAGCCCTGCTCTTCTCCACCGGGGGGGCCGCCATCAAGGCCTGCTCCCTGAGCGCCTGGCAGGTGGCTTCCGGCCGCTCGGCCCTGGCCTTCCTGGCCCTGGTCCTGCTGGTCCCCGCCTCTCGGCGACACTGGACCCGGCCGACCCTGATGGTGGGAGCCGCCTACGCGGCGACGATGATCCTCTACGTGGTGGGCAACAAGCTGACCACCGCCGCCAACACGATCTTTCTCCAGGCCACCGCCCCCCTGCATGTCCTGCTCCTGGGCCCCTGGCTGCTGGGGGAGCGCAGCCGGCGCCGGGATCTGCTGCTGATGGCAGCCGTCGCCACGGGCATGGCGTTGTTCTTCGTCGGCGGCGAAGCCCCCCAGGCCACCGCCCCCAACCCCCGCCTGGGCAACCTGGCGGCCCTCGCCGCCGGCCTGTGCTGGGGGCTGACCCTGATCGGCCTGCGCCGCCTGGGGCGCGACGCAGGCTCCGGCTCCGCCCCGGGGGCCGTGGCCGCCGGCAACCTGGTCGCCTGCCTGGTCACCTTGCCCCTGTGGGGCGCCCCCACGGCGATCGCCACCGGGGACCTGCTCCTGTTGCTCTACCTGGGGGTCTTCCAGATCGGCCTGGCGTACGTCTTTCTGACCCGGGCGATGCGGGTCCTGCCGGCCCTCGAGGCGTCTTTGCTGCTGCTCGCCGAGCCGGTGATCAACCCGCTGTGGGCGCTGCTGTTCCAGGGGGAAATCCCCGGTTCCTGGTCCCTGCTGGGGGGCGGCGTGATCCTGACGGCGGTGGCGGTCCACTCCCTGTCGGCCGGGGCGGCTTCGCCGGGCGACTGA
- a CDS encoding ferrous iron transport protein A, with protein MPTLDTLRPDSLCRVTHILGEHAVSQRLMEMGLIEGSTVEVVRFAPLGDPMEVSLHGYSLSLRKSEASLVEVEQCG; from the coding sequence ATGCCTACCTTGGACACGTTGCGTCCCGACAGCCTTTGCCGCGTCACCCACATCCTCGGAGAACATGCCGTCTCGCAGCGGCTGATGGAGATGGGCCTGATCGAGGGGTCCACGGTGGAGGTCGTCCGCTTCGCCCCCCTCGGCGATCCGATGGAAGTTTCGCTCCACGGCTACAGCCTTTCCCTGAGAAAGTCCGAGGCTTCCCTGGTGGAAGTCGAGCAGTGCGGCTAG
- the feoB gene encoding ferrous iron transport protein B, translated as MRLAEAETTVALVGNPNTGKTTLFNALTGLSHRVGNYPGVTVEHKQGRFELGRRSVRLVDLPGTYSLAARSRDEMVAVDALLGHGLVDEAPDAIIAIIDATNLPRNLYLVSQLLELNRPLVLALNMSDRARAQGIEIDHAGLGAYLGVPVVPIAADRNEGLETLQEALEKAISRGAPRPGGRADLPASLLEGVDKVHRRLEEASGKLGWTPCRAEALRCLVDVGGEFERRFGERLGDAFRHAVTAAREEMPGSRTPASAEAHARYAWIDDLVRRFVRRPKPDKTPLTRRIDALLTHRLWGSGALLLILAGVFQAIYSWSAPLMTVIEVAVDQLGVGVEALLPAGPLRSLVVDGVLGGVGGVVVFLPQILVLVFFITLLEDCGYMARAAFLADRLLVRLGLSGKSVIPLLSSFACAVPGIMAARTIDSRKDRLATILVAPLMSCSARLPVYVLFIGAFVPDRRWLGGWIGLQGLVLLGAHLIGVVVAAGVLLIFKHTLFRGPSAPFLMELPPYRVPHWRNVASRLLDQGRAFLVRAGSVIFAVAVLIWGLSYFPHPASIHEHYEQARAAAASPEDSARLDREEAGAYLRASLLGQAGQLLEPLVRHAGWDWRIGVAVASSFAAREVVIATMGTIFNVGDDATAEGGALREVLDRAHWPDGRRLFTLPVALSLVVFFALCCQCVATLAVIRRETGSWGWTALTFSYMTTLAYLAAVIVYQVARWMGA; from the coding sequence GTGCGGCTAGCAGAGGCCGAGACGACGGTCGCCCTCGTCGGCAATCCCAACACCGGAAAAACGACTCTCTTCAACGCCCTGACCGGGCTCAGCCATCGGGTGGGCAACTACCCCGGCGTGACGGTGGAACACAAGCAGGGCCGCTTCGAACTCGGGCGCCGCAGCGTGCGCCTGGTCGATCTGCCCGGCACCTACTCGCTGGCGGCGCGCTCCAGGGACGAGATGGTGGCCGTCGACGCCCTCCTCGGTCACGGACTGGTGGACGAGGCTCCCGACGCGATCATCGCCATCATCGACGCCACCAATCTGCCGCGGAATCTCTACCTGGTGTCCCAACTGCTCGAGCTGAACCGGCCGCTGGTCCTCGCCCTGAACATGAGCGACCGGGCCCGCGCCCAGGGTATCGAGATCGATCACGCCGGCCTGGGCGCCTACCTGGGTGTTCCGGTGGTGCCCATCGCCGCGGATCGCAACGAGGGGCTGGAGACGCTGCAGGAAGCGCTCGAAAAAGCCATCTCCCGGGGCGCGCCGCGACCCGGCGGCCGCGCCGATCTGCCCGCATCCCTGCTCGAAGGCGTGGACAAGGTCCATCGCCGACTCGAAGAGGCGAGCGGAAAGCTCGGCTGGACGCCTTGCCGGGCCGAGGCGCTGCGCTGCCTGGTGGATGTGGGCGGCGAGTTCGAGCGGCGCTTCGGCGAACGTCTCGGTGACGCCTTCCGACATGCCGTGACCGCGGCCCGGGAGGAGATGCCGGGCTCCCGCACACCCGCCAGCGCCGAAGCCCATGCCCGCTACGCCTGGATCGACGACCTGGTGCGCCGCTTCGTGCGCCGCCCCAAGCCGGACAAGACCCCGCTGACCCGGCGCATCGACGCCCTGCTGACCCATCGCCTGTGGGGCAGCGGCGCGTTGCTGCTGATCCTGGCCGGGGTTTTCCAGGCCATCTATTCCTGGTCGGCCCCGCTGATGACCGTCATCGAAGTCGCCGTCGACCAGCTGGGAGTCGGGGTCGAGGCCCTGCTGCCGGCCGGCCCCCTGCGCAGCCTGGTGGTCGACGGTGTGCTCGGCGGCGTGGGCGGCGTGGTGGTCTTTCTGCCCCAGATCCTCGTCCTGGTCTTCTTCATCACGTTGCTCGAGGACTGCGGCTACATGGCCCGTGCGGCCTTTCTCGCCGACCGGCTGCTGGTGCGCCTCGGCCTGTCGGGAAAGTCGGTGATACCGCTGCTGTCGAGCTTCGCCTGCGCCGTACCGGGGATCATGGCCGCCCGCACCATCGACTCGCGGAAGGACCGGCTGGCGACGATTCTCGTCGCCCCGCTGATGAGCTGCTCGGCACGGCTGCCGGTGTACGTCCTCTTCATCGGCGCCTTCGTCCCCGACCGACGCTGGCTGGGCGGCTGGATCGGCCTCCAGGGGCTGGTCCTGCTCGGCGCCCACCTGATCGGCGTGGTGGTGGCCGCCGGTGTGCTGCTGATCTTCAAGCACACCCTCTTCCGCGGGCCGTCGGCGCCCTTCCTGATGGAACTGCCCCCCTACCGGGTGCCCCACTGGCGCAACGTGGCCTCCCGCCTGCTGGACCAGGGCCGCGCGTTCCTGGTTCGCGCCGGCTCGGTGATCTTCGCCGTGGCGGTCCTGATCTGGGGACTGAGCTACTTTCCCCACCCCGCCTCGATCCACGAGCACTACGAGCAGGCCCGCGCCGCCGCCGCCTCGCCCGAGGACAGCGCCCGTCTCGACCGGGAGGAGGCCGGCGCCTATCTCCGCGCCAGCCTGCTGGGCCAGGCCGGACAGCTGCTCGAGCCCCTGGTGCGCCACGCCGGCTGGGACTGGCGGATCGGCGTCGCCGTCGCCTCCTCCTTCGCCGCGCGGGAGGTGGTGATCGCCACCATGGGCACGATCTTCAACGTGGGTGACGACGCCACCGCCGAAGGCGGTGCCCTGCGCGAGGTGCTCGACCGGGCCCACTGGCCCGACGGCCGCCGCCTGTTCACCCTGCCGGTGGCCCTCTCCCTGGTGGTTTTCTTCGCCCTCTGCTGCCAGTGCGTGGCCACCCTGGCGGTGATCCGGCGGGAGACGGGCTCGTGGGGCTGGACCGCGCTGACCTTCAGCTACATGACGACACTGGCCTACCTGGCGGCGGTCATCGTCTACCAGGTCGCGCGCTGGATGGGGGCCTGA